The proteins below are encoded in one region of Passer domesticus isolate bPasDom1 chromosome 22, bPasDom1.hap1, whole genome shotgun sequence:
- the GUCA2A gene encoding guanylin, which translates to MKSFLSWAVLAVLVLVHISQAVYVQDGDLKFPLESVKKLKELMDANRRTNPRMVVPMASYSPCQEKHLPEEFRPVCKREDAPMIFKRLSLAAEDDLCEICANAACAGCF; encoded by the exons ATGAAAAGCTTTCTTTCCTGGGCAGTCCTGGCAGTCCTTGTCCTGGTGCACATCTCCCAGGCAGTCTATGTTCAG GATGGAGACTTGAAATTCCCCCTGGAGTCTGTGAAGAAGCTGAAGGAGCTCATGGATGCCAACAGGCGCACCAACCCTCGCATGGTGGTTCCCATGGCCAGCTATTCCCCATGCCAAGAAAAACACCTCCCTGAGGAATTCCGGCCTGTGTGCAAGAGGGAAGATGCACCCATGATTTTTAAGAGGCTGA gcctggctgctgaggacGACCTCTGTGAGATCTGTGCcaatgctgcctgtgctggctgctTCTGA